A window of the Streptomyces sp. NBC_00250 genome harbors these coding sequences:
- a CDS encoding FtsX-like permease family protein, producing the protein MTGFVFLRVRAHRLLLSAALLAVLLTTSVLATLASFSGAIGDAALQAGLRGRSAAAASLLVSGQVPAAKREGAEKAVREGMRKTFDGLPVTVRRLERSGPYALPRSLQPPAARKGDPDLTHFAALDRSRLSLVKGAWPSAARTAGVVETAVPEEAARRLKIGPGSVLDLTDRLDNRRLKARITGVYRPVDTGDLYWQLDPAGGRGVRTVAFTTYGPLLADPAVIASGTLSPGETSWLGSADFTGFTTDRIDALRATATQGPKELADAPDRFGTTISASTALPTVLEQTQRALLVSRSTLLIVAVQLVMLAAYALLLVARLLSTERSGETALLRARGGSRRRIAGLAAAEALLLALPAAIAAPLLSGPLTRLFAERSALSSLGVRLDTTPSLQVWLVAAAVALCCAAAVVAPALAAGDGSTVSLRKARSASLPGPVRAGADLGLLAIAAVAYWQLQRPAAAGGTLGADADGGGSIDPVLVAAPALALLAGTVLTLRLLPPAAKLAERRAAGGRGLSAALAGWQFSRRPLRGAGPVLLLVLAVAMGMLAIGQSGSWERSQRDQADFRVGSAVRVLSAGPGEPTETEQLGKVPGVRAVAPVHRTTMDVAGKSATVLAVDTRNAADGVLLRSDLADVPVRSLLSPLAPEATTRPGLPLPAGTRALDADLRLAGPKGAAQVTAVLEDPNGVPYRQTLGPLPDDGRTHRLTLDLGAMTAGSGGNDGTLGSTGLLTLIGLEFTGTVADGAKGTQTLHVERFGVVGADGAEKVHAPGQVLASWTHSFKQSKGDTLAEPPTSGVPGAAKPGGGPAPFALTFTVAGAPLDVPYWATEEFVLRMNAPGPKAPRKLSAVATGTFMTAAGAKPGDLIEVVLGGRRVAAAVDRVVEELPTTGPGAQAASSTGPAATPEDGGAILLDLASVNQYLSTDEGLSVSATEWWLTVEPGRADDVATALRARPNADPAQVLVRDEIAADLLGDPLGAGPNAALMAVAAAAAALAAVGFAVGSAGAMRERSAEFGVLRALGAPRRRLARLIAAEQGLLIGIGLLIGIGLGTVLARTVVPLIVLTGQAARPVPPVLVELPVGQVALLLAGVAALPLAMVVAIALRRTDPAVTLRHQGEN; encoded by the coding sequence GTGACGGGGTTCGTATTTCTGCGCGTCAGGGCACACCGGCTGCTGCTCTCCGCGGCGCTGCTCGCCGTGCTCCTGACGACCTCGGTGCTCGCCACCCTCGCCTCGTTCTCCGGGGCGATCGGGGACGCCGCGCTCCAGGCGGGGCTGCGGGGGCGGTCCGCGGCCGCGGCTTCGCTGCTGGTGAGCGGGCAGGTGCCGGCCGCCAAGCGGGAGGGCGCCGAGAAGGCCGTCCGGGAGGGGATGCGGAAGACCTTCGACGGGCTGCCCGTGACCGTACGGCGGCTCGAACGCTCGGGGCCGTACGCGCTGCCCCGGAGTCTCCAGCCGCCCGCCGCCCGTAAGGGCGACCCCGACCTCACCCACTTCGCCGCGCTCGACCGCTCGCGGCTCTCCCTCGTCAAGGGCGCCTGGCCCTCGGCCGCACGGACGGCCGGAGTGGTCGAGACCGCGGTGCCCGAGGAGGCCGCGCGACGGCTGAAGATCGGCCCCGGGAGCGTGCTCGACCTGACCGACCGGCTCGACAACCGGAGACTGAAGGCCCGGATCACCGGCGTCTACCGGCCCGTCGACACCGGGGACCTCTACTGGCAACTGGATCCGGCCGGTGGCCGGGGAGTGCGGACGGTCGCGTTCACGACGTACGGGCCCCTGCTCGCCGACCCGGCCGTCATCGCCTCCGGGACGCTGAGCCCCGGCGAGACGTCCTGGCTCGGCTCCGCCGACTTCACCGGCTTCACCACCGACCGCATCGACGCCCTGCGCGCCACCGCGACCCAGGGCCCGAAGGAACTGGCCGACGCCCCCGACCGCTTCGGCACGACGATCTCCGCGTCCACCGCGCTCCCGACCGTCCTGGAGCAGACCCAGCGGGCCCTGCTCGTCTCCCGCTCCACCCTGCTGATCGTCGCCGTACAGCTGGTGATGCTCGCCGCGTACGCGCTGCTGCTCGTCGCCCGGCTGCTCAGCACCGAGCGCTCCGGTGAGACCGCGCTGCTGCGGGCCCGCGGCGGTTCGCGGCGCCGGATCGCCGGTCTCGCCGCCGCCGAGGCGCTGCTGCTCGCCCTGCCCGCCGCGATCGCCGCCCCGCTCCTCTCGGGGCCCCTGACCCGGCTCTTCGCCGAACGGTCCGCGCTCTCCTCGCTCGGCGTACGGCTCGACACCACCCCCTCGCTCCAGGTGTGGCTGGTCGCCGCCGCCGTCGCCCTGTGCTGCGCCGCGGCCGTCGTCGCGCCCGCGCTGGCCGCCGGGGACGGCTCCACGGTCTCGCTGCGCAAGGCCCGCTCGGCCTCCCTGCCCGGCCCCGTACGGGCAGGGGCCGACCTCGGACTCCTCGCCATCGCCGCCGTCGCGTACTGGCAGTTGCAGCGGCCCGCCGCCGCGGGCGGCACCCTCGGCGCCGACGCGGACGGCGGCGGCTCCATCGACCCGGTGCTCGTCGCCGCGCCCGCCCTCGCCCTGCTCGCCGGCACCGTCCTGACGCTGCGTCTGCTGCCGCCCGCCGCCAAGCTGGCGGAACGGCGCGCGGCCGGCGGGCGCGGTCTCTCCGCCGCCCTCGCCGGCTGGCAGTTCAGCCGCCGTCCGCTGCGCGGCGCCGGCCCGGTCCTGCTCCTCGTCCTCGCCGTGGCGATGGGCATGCTGGCCATCGGACAGAGCGGCTCGTGGGAGCGTTCGCAGCGGGACCAGGCCGACTTCCGCGTCGGCTCGGCCGTCCGCGTCCTCAGCGCCGGCCCCGGCGAGCCCACCGAGACCGAACAGCTGGGCAAGGTGCCCGGCGTCCGCGCGGTGGCTCCGGTGCACCGCACCACCATGGACGTGGCCGGGAAGAGCGCGACCGTCCTGGCCGTGGACACCCGCAACGCCGCCGATGGAGTACTGCTCCGCTCCGACCTCGCCGACGTCCCCGTCCGCTCCCTGCTCTCCCCGCTGGCCCCCGAGGCCACCACCCGCCCCGGCCTCCCGCTGCCCGCCGGCACCCGCGCACTCGACGCCGACCTTCGGCTCGCCGGGCCGAAGGGCGCCGCCCAGGTCACGGCGGTCCTTGAGGACCCGAACGGCGTCCCGTACCGGCAGACCCTGGGGCCGCTGCCCGACGACGGCCGGACGCACCGACTGACCCTCGACCTCGGCGCCATGACCGCGGGATCCGGCGGCAACGACGGAACCCTCGGCTCGACCGGCCTGCTCACCCTCATCGGCCTGGAGTTCACCGGTACGGTCGCCGACGGCGCGAAGGGCACCCAGACCCTGCACGTCGAGCGGTTCGGCGTCGTCGGCGCGGACGGCGCGGAGAAGGTCCACGCCCCTGGACAGGTCCTCGCCTCCTGGACGCACTCCTTCAAGCAGTCCAAGGGCGACACCCTGGCCGAGCCCCCCACGTCCGGTGTCCCCGGCGCCGCGAAGCCGGGCGGCGGCCCCGCCCCGTTCGCCCTCACGTTCACCGTCGCCGGCGCGCCCCTCGACGTCCCCTACTGGGCCACCGAGGAGTTCGTCCTGCGGATGAACGCCCCCGGCCCGAAGGCACCCCGCAAGCTGTCCGCCGTGGCCACCGGGACCTTCATGACAGCCGCCGGCGCCAAGCCCGGCGACCTGATCGAGGTCGTCCTCGGCGGCCGCCGCGTCGCCGCCGCCGTCGACCGGGTCGTCGAGGAACTGCCCACCACCGGCCCGGGCGCCCAGGCCGCCTCCTCGACCGGCCCCGCGGCCACCCCCGAGGACGGCGGCGCGATCCTCCTCGACCTGGCCTCCGTCAACCAGTACCTGTCCACCGACGAAGGACTGAGCGTCTCGGCCACCGAGTGGTGGCTGACCGTCGAACCCGGCCGGGCCGACGACGTCGCCACGGCCCTGCGCGCCCGGCCCAACGCCGACCCCGCCCAGGTCCTCGTACGCGACGAGATCGCCGCCGACCTGCTCGGCGACCCGCTCGGGGCCGGCCCCAACGCCGCCCTCATGGCCGTCGCTGCCGCCGCCGCCGCGCTCGCCGCCGTCGGCTTCGCCGTCGGCTCGGCCGGCGCGATGCGGGAACGGTCCGCCGAGTTCGGCGTCCTGCGGGCGCTCGGCGCACCACGCCGCCGCCTCGCCCGGCTGATCGCCGCCGAACAGGGCCTGCTCATCGGGATCGGCCTGCTCATCGGGATCGGGCTCGGCACCGTCCTGGCCCGGACGGTCGTCCCGCTGATCGTCCTCACCGGGCAGGCCGCCCGGCCGGTACCCCCGGTCCTGGTCGAACTGCCCGTCGGCCAGGTGGCCCTGCTGCTCGCCGGCGTCGCCGCGCTGCCGCTCGCGATGGTGGTCGCGATCGCCCTGCGGCGCACCGACCCGGCCGTGACGCTGCGACACCAGGGGGAGAACTGA
- a CDS encoding globin: protein MNEIPGETVQEQTFYEQVGGEATFRRLVRRFYEGVAEDPLLRPMYPEEDLGPAEERLALFLMQYWGGPRTYSDHRGHPRLRMRHAPFTVDQAAHDAWLRHMRAALDDLKLAPEHEAELWRYLTYAAASMVNTAG from the coding sequence GTGAACGAGATTCCCGGGGAAACAGTGCAGGAGCAGACCTTCTACGAGCAGGTCGGTGGCGAGGCGACCTTCCGCCGTCTGGTCCGCCGTTTCTACGAGGGCGTCGCGGAGGACCCGCTGCTCCGCCCGATGTACCCCGAGGAGGACCTCGGCCCGGCGGAGGAGCGCCTCGCGCTCTTCCTGATGCAGTACTGGGGCGGCCCCCGCACCTACAGCGACCACCGCGGCCACCCCCGCCTCCGCATGCGCCACGCCCCGTTCACCGTGGACCAGGCGGCCCACGACGCCTGGCTCCGCCACATGCGCGCCGCCCTGGACGACCTCAAGCTCGCGCCCGAGCACGAGGCGGAGCTGTGGCGTTACCTCACCTACGCCGCGGCCTCGATGGTGAACACCGCCGGCTGA
- a CDS encoding methyltransferase domain-containing protein yields MGERRDEFAEAGARARRALVREIEAEGELTDAVWRDAFCQVPRHLFVPYYYVPGTGGYERLWSGDPEPERRDRWLRGAYADTAIATRVRDGELVSSASQPSLMALMLHALDVRDGDDVLEIGAGTGYHAALLCHRLGAEHVTTVDLDEEIAESARTHLAAAGYRPTVVAADGARGCPERAPFDRIVATCAMPSVPYAWLAQCRTGALVLAPLSTGLVLLRVHDVSHAEGRFLATSAYFVALRGVAGRVPRHGPAGDERFRFFWGLVDQALDRREALSLWLREGRPERERFGVTVSGDRQWAWLDDPGGPYAWPLPEAARGPGPGRHRSSEGP; encoded by the coding sequence ATGGGTGAGCGGCGGGACGAGTTCGCCGAGGCCGGCGCGCGGGCGCGACGGGCGCTCGTGCGGGAGATCGAGGCGGAGGGCGAGCTCACCGATGCCGTCTGGCGGGACGCCTTCTGTCAGGTCCCGCGCCATCTCTTCGTGCCCTACTACTACGTCCCCGGCACCGGCGGCTACGAGCGGCTCTGGTCCGGCGACCCCGAGCCCGAGCGGCGGGACCGCTGGCTGCGTGGGGCCTACGCGGACACCGCGATCGCCACCCGGGTCAGGGACGGGGAGCTGGTCTCCTCCGCCAGCCAGCCCTCCCTGATGGCGCTGATGCTGCACGCCCTGGACGTACGCGACGGGGACGACGTCCTGGAGATCGGCGCCGGGACCGGCTATCACGCCGCCCTGCTCTGCCACCGTCTCGGCGCGGAGCACGTCACCACCGTCGACCTGGACGAGGAGATCGCCGAGTCCGCCCGGACCCATCTGGCCGCCGCCGGATACCGGCCCACCGTCGTCGCCGCCGACGGGGCCCGCGGCTGTCCCGAGCGCGCCCCCTTCGACCGGATCGTGGCGACCTGCGCGATGCCCTCGGTCCCGTACGCCTGGCTCGCCCAGTGCAGGACCGGCGCCCTCGTGCTCGCCCCGCTCTCCACCGGGCTCGTCCTGCTGCGGGTGCACGACGTCTCCCACGCGGAGGGACGGTTCCTCGCGACCTCGGCGTACTTCGTGGCGCTCCGGGGCGTCGCCGGCCGCGTCCCGCGCCACGGCCCCGCCGGGGACGAACGCTTCCGCTTCTTCTGGGGCCTGGTCGACCAGGCCCTGGACAGGCGCGAAGCGCTCTCGCTCTGGCTGCGCGAGGGGCGGCCGGAGCGGGAGCGCTTCGGTGTGACGGTCAGCGGCGACCGGCAGTGGGCCTGGCTGGACGACCCCGGAGGGCCGTACGCCTGGCCCCTGCCCGAGGCCGCACGAGGACCCGGGCCGGGCCGGCACCGGTCCTCGGAAGGGCCCTGA
- a CDS encoding FHA domain-containing protein — MPTCPNGHQSVSDDWCEVCGHRMAGAGAPTGAVPPPPPPPPPAYGYPGPGGPGQPPAGPPTGAPGGPGAYGGPDGPGGYGGPDGPGTPGGYGGPGGPGGYGAPSAPGGFGPGGDPNATAQAELCPQCRTPREHMAPFCEECRWNFLTNTATSYTPVAPQNIPSPQRQQGPPPGLNLPPGFQSTPPPPQGQQPGPQGQPGQQQPQDPFGYQGSRPSQVNRPAEPLGGDATHHQAPPQRPPAQQPPGPAGQGDPFGPPGQQPPAPPAYLQTPSAPPAAPVQAPAPPAPPQPRADDDWVLSPPSQHQAPPQPPQHQGPPPHMAPPPPHQGQYEAPQHQAPPPPPQHQAPPQQQFQPPRQPLSWTAVIGPDREYFMAMMQRSGPEAGGLNLPAYSPDKHLPLQGNQISIGRRRHSTGESPDIDLSVPPEDPGVSHQHAVLVQQPDGSWAVVDQNSTNGTTINGGEEPIQPYVPIQLQDGDRVHVGAWTTITIRVG; from the coding sequence ATGCCTACCTGCCCGAACGGACACCAGTCGGTCTCCGACGACTGGTGCGAGGTCTGCGGCCATCGCATGGCCGGGGCGGGTGCGCCGACGGGTGCCGTACCGCCGCCTCCCCCGCCGCCGCCCCCCGCGTACGGATATCCCGGCCCCGGCGGCCCCGGCCAGCCCCCGGCGGGCCCGCCGACCGGCGCCCCCGGTGGCCCCGGCGCGTACGGCGGCCCTGACGGCCCCGGTGGCTACGGCGGTCCCGACGGTCCCGGTACTCCCGGTGGCTACGGCGGTCCCGGTGGCCCGGGTGGCTATGGTGCTCCCTCCGCCCCCGGTGGCTTCGGCCCCGGTGGCGACCCGAACGCGACGGCCCAGGCGGAGCTCTGCCCGCAGTGCCGTACCCCGCGCGAGCACATGGCACCGTTCTGCGAGGAGTGCCGCTGGAACTTCCTCACGAACACGGCGACCTCGTACACACCGGTGGCCCCGCAGAACATCCCGTCGCCGCAGCGCCAGCAGGGCCCGCCGCCCGGCCTGAACCTGCCGCCGGGCTTCCAGTCCACGCCGCCGCCCCCGCAGGGACAGCAGCCGGGACCTCAGGGGCAGCCGGGGCAGCAGCAGCCGCAGGACCCGTTCGGTTACCAGGGCTCGCGGCCCTCGCAGGTGAACCGTCCCGCCGAGCCGCTGGGCGGCGACGCCACGCACCACCAGGCCCCGCCGCAGCGCCCGCCGGCGCAGCAGCCGCCGGGTCCGGCCGGTCAGGGTGACCCCTTCGGTCCTCCCGGTCAGCAGCCGCCCGCGCCTCCGGCGTACCTCCAGACCCCGTCCGCACCGCCGGCCGCTCCGGTCCAGGCCCCGGCGCCGCCCGCGCCGCCGCAGCCGCGCGCGGACGACGACTGGGTGCTTTCGCCGCCGTCGCAGCACCAGGCGCCGCCGCAGCCCCCGCAGCACCAGGGGCCCCCGCCGCACATGGCGCCCCCGCCGCCGCACCAGGGGCAGTACGAGGCGCCCCAGCACCAGGCCCCGCCGCCCCCGCCCCAGCATCAGGCACCCCCGCAGCAGCAGTTCCAGCCGCCGCGGCAGCCGCTGTCCTGGACCGCGGTGATCGGCCCGGACCGCGAGTACTTCATGGCGATGATGCAGCGCAGCGGTCCGGAGGCCGGGGGCCTGAACCTGCCCGCGTACTCCCCGGACAAGCACCTGCCGCTCCAGGGCAACCAGATCTCCATCGGCCGCCGCCGGCACTCCACCGGCGAGTCCCCGGACATCGACCTGTCGGTGCCGCCGGAGGACCCGGGCGTCTCCCACCAGCACGCCGTGCTGGTGCAGCAGCCGGACGGTTCGTGGGCGGTGGTGGACCAGAACTCCACCAACGGCACCACGATCAACGGCGGCGAGGAGCCGATCCAGCCCTACGTCCCCATCCAGCTCCAGGACGGCGACCGGGTGCACGTCGGCGCCTGGACGACGATCACGATCCGCGTGGGCTGA
- a CDS encoding vWA domain-containing protein — MANFSKSTVPQFSVDVYQNEFLPEGGRDVSAIVTVTSTGGGTSGRHPLAPMGGGTAGVVIMVDCSGSMDYPATKMRGAREATAAAVDTLRDGTSFAVVAGTHVAKEVYPGNGRLAVADARTRADAKESLRRLSAGGGTAIGTWLRLADRLLSSADLTIRHGILLTDGRNEHETPEELRAALDACAGRFTCDARGVGTDWEVKEVTGIASALLGTADIVADPSALADDFTSMMGNAMGKGVADVALRLWTPVGVEISFVKQVAPTVEDLTGRRTEAGPRAGDYPTGSWGDESRDYHVSVRVPQAAVGQEMLAARVSLIAPDPLGGDPKPLSQGLVRAVWTDDLAMSTSINPQVAHYTGQAELADVIQQGLDARKSGDHDGATAKLGRAVQLAAASGNADTAKLLSKVVDVVDAATGTVRLKAKVAEADEMTLETRSTKTVRVKR; from the coding sequence ATGGCGAACTTCTCCAAGTCGACCGTGCCGCAGTTCTCGGTGGACGTCTACCAGAACGAGTTCCTGCCCGAGGGCGGCCGGGACGTCAGCGCGATCGTCACGGTCACCTCGACCGGGGGCGGCACCAGCGGCCGGCATCCACTCGCCCCGATGGGCGGCGGCACGGCCGGTGTCGTGATCATGGTCGACTGCTCCGGTTCGATGGACTACCCCGCCACCAAGATGCGCGGCGCGCGCGAGGCGACCGCCGCCGCCGTCGACACCCTGCGCGACGGCACGTCCTTCGCCGTGGTCGCCGGTACGCACGTGGCGAAGGAGGTCTACCCGGGGAACGGCCGCCTTGCCGTCGCCGACGCCAGGACCCGGGCCGATGCCAAGGAGTCGCTGCGGCGGCTGAGCGCGGGCGGCGGGACGGCGATCGGCACCTGGCTGCGGCTCGCGGACCGGCTGCTGTCCTCCGCCGACCTCACCATCCGGCACGGCATCCTGCTCACCGACGGCCGCAACGAGCACGAGACGCCCGAGGAGCTGCGGGCCGCGCTCGACGCCTGCGCGGGCCGCTTCACCTGCGACGCGCGCGGCGTGGGCACCGACTGGGAGGTCAAGGAGGTCACCGGGATCGCCTCGGCTCTCCTCGGCACCGCCGACATCGTCGCCGACCCGTCCGCCCTCGCCGACGACTTCACGTCGATGATGGGGAACGCGATGGGCAAGGGCGTGGCCGACGTCGCGCTGCGCCTGTGGACCCCGGTCGGGGTGGAGATCAGCTTCGTGAAGCAGGTGGCGCCGACGGTCGAGGACCTGACCGGGCGGCGTACCGAGGCCGGGCCGCGCGCCGGGGACTACCCGACGGGCTCGTGGGGCGACGAGTCCCGCGACTACCACGTGAGCGTGCGGGTCCCGCAGGCCGCCGTGGGCCAGGAGATGCTGGCCGCCCGGGTCTCCCTGATCGCGCCGGACCCGCTGGGCGGCGACCCCAAGCCGCTGTCCCAAGGACTGGTACGGGCGGTGTGGACGGACGACCTGGCGATGTCGACGTCGATCAACCCGCAGGTCGCGCACTACACGGGCCAGGCCGAGCTGGCGGACGTCATCCAGCAGGGGTTGGATGCCCGCAAATCGGGCGATCACGACGGCGCGACGGCGAAATTGGGCCGCGCCGTGCAGCTCGCGGCGGCCTCCGGCAACGCGGATACGGCGAAACTGCTTTCGAAGGTGGTCGACGTCGTCGATGCGGCGACCGGTACTGTGCGTTTGAAGGCGAAGGTCGCGGAAGCGGACGAGATGACACTCGAAACCCGCTCCACCAAGACCGTTCGCGTCAAGAGGTAG
- a CDS encoding PP2C family serine/threonine-protein phosphatase, with the protein MSQKPKPSHGLTACPDCAEPLESGDRFCGACGHDLLAVPAAGTEPDRPTVVIGTPVAWPDAPPRDPGSLSTATQHPGDLPGTDSGGHDLPTMAVRTDGPVPPGASGETTTGSGDFELAAPDPRAAVRVDPTPPPTPAPAAAPAPAPAPAAAPAPAPAAAAVPTAAALCVACRAGRVDTDGYCENCGHAQPRERDHMERELGSVAAVSDRGLRHHRNEDAFAVSATTLPDGSPATLAIVCDGVSSATRPDEASAAAAEAAGASLLAALPRGTHPQQAMHEAIVAAAEAVNSLAEEPGQDGAEHDSHRHRNAPACTIVGSVVADGLLVVGWVGDSRVYWVPDDRATPAARLTEDDSWAAQMVATGLMNEAEAYADERAHAITGWLGADAYELEPHTAAFKPDRSGVVVVCTDGLWNYAEGAEDMARVVPADASDRPLHSAQVLVGHALDGGGHDNITVALVPFTVTHQGAGSA; encoded by the coding sequence ATGTCCCAGAAGCCGAAGCCGTCGCACGGTCTCACCGCCTGCCCGGACTGCGCGGAGCCCCTTGAGTCGGGTGACCGGTTCTGCGGGGCGTGCGGTCACGACCTGTTGGCCGTGCCCGCCGCCGGGACCGAGCCGGACCGCCCGACCGTGGTCATCGGCACCCCCGTGGCCTGGCCGGACGCCCCTCCCCGGGACCCCGGTTCGCTGTCGACCGCGACCCAGCACCCGGGCGACCTGCCGGGCACCGACTCCGGTGGCCACGACCTGCCCACGATGGCGGTCCGCACGGACGGGCCGGTGCCGCCCGGCGCGTCCGGGGAGACCACGACGGGCAGCGGTGACTTCGAGCTGGCCGCGCCGGACCCCCGTGCGGCGGTACGGGTGGACCCGACGCCGCCCCCCACCCCGGCCCCCGCCGCTGCTCCGGCCCCCGCACCGGCCCCCGCCGCTGCTCCGGCCCCCGCCCCTGCCGCTGCCGCTGTGCCGACCGCTGCCGCCCTGTGCGTGGCGTGCCGGGCCGGACGGGTGGACACCGACGGCTACTGCGAGAACTGCGGGCACGCGCAGCCCCGCGAGCGCGACCACATGGAGCGGGAGCTCGGCAGCGTCGCCGCCGTCTCCGACCGGGGGCTGCGCCACCACCGCAACGAGGACGCGTTCGCCGTCTCCGCGACGACGCTCCCCGACGGTTCCCCCGCCACCCTCGCGATCGTCTGCGACGGCGTGTCCTCGGCGACCCGGCCCGACGAGGCCTCCGCCGCCGCCGCGGAGGCGGCCGGCGCCTCGCTGCTCGCCGCGCTCCCCCGGGGAACGCACCCGCAGCAGGCGATGCACGAGGCGATCGTGGCCGCCGCCGAGGCCGTCAACTCCCTCGCGGAGGAGCCCGGTCAGGACGGCGCCGAGCACGACTCGCACCGCCACCGCAACGCCCCGGCCTGCACCATCGTGGGCTCCGTCGTCGCCGACGGCCTGCTCGTCGTGGGCTGGGTCGGCGACAGCCGCGTCTACTGGGTGCCGGACGACCGGGCCACCCCGGCCGCCCGGCTCACCGAGGACGACTCGTGGGCCGCGCAGATGGTCGCGACGGGCCTGATGAACGAGGCGGAGGCGTACGCGGACGAGCGCGCCCACGCGATCACCGGCTGGCTGGGCGCCGACGCCTACGAACTGGAGCCGCACACGGCCGCGTTCAAGCCGGACCGGTCCGGTGTGGTCGTGGTCTGCACGGACGGCCTGTGGAACTACGCCGAGGGCGCCGAGGACATGGCCAGGGTCGTCCCGGCCGACGCGTCCGACCGCCCGCTGCACAGCGCCCAGGTGCTGGTCGGTCACGCCCTGGACGGCGGAGGCCACGACAACATCACGGTCGCACTCGTCCCGTTCACCGTCACTCACCAAGGGGCAGGATCCGCCTGA